A genomic stretch from Bos javanicus breed banteng chromosome 29, ARS-OSU_banteng_1.0, whole genome shotgun sequence includes:
- the TMEM45B gene encoding transmembrane protein 45B isoform X1 produces MANFKGHALPGSFFLIVGLWWSLKHPLKYFYQKEKSNQLTHHYQRLEIIEAAIRTLFAVIGILVEQFVPDGPHLHLYHEDHWVKLMNWQHSTMYLFFAVSGIMDMLTYLITHVPLGLDRLVMALAAFNEGFLFYYHVRDRPPLDQHIHSLLLYAVFGGALSLAVEVVLRDNIVLELFRTSLLLLQGTWFWQIGFVLFPPFGGPEWDQNSHDNIMFVTMCFCWHYLAALCILAASYSLVYWLHLSPSPTSTLRQPSTTRHQSPLRARPQPPVKSSIPPRPFTPAIWPPGPPLPARGGHQVSSGHITSLQEGSKDST; encoded by the exons ATGGCGAACTTCAAGGGCCACGCGCTCCCCGGGAGCTTCTTCTTGATAGTTGGACTGTGGTGGTCGCTGAAACACCCACTGAAGTACTTTTATCAAAAGGAGAAGAGCAACCAACTGACCCATCATTACCAGCGTCTCGAGATCATCGAAGCCGCAATCAGAACTTTATTTGCAGTCATCG GGATCCTGGTAGAGCAGTTTGTTCCTGACGGGCCCCACCTCCACCTGTACCACGAGGACCACTGGGTAAAACTCATGAACTGGCAGCACAGCACCATGTACCTGTTCTTCGCAGTCTCAGGCATCATGGACATGCTGACCTATCTCATCACCCACGTCCCCCTGGGGCTGGACAGACTGGTTATGGCTCTGGCTGCCTTCAATGAAG GCTTCCTCTTCTATTACCACGTGCGAGACCGGCCGCCGCTGGACCAGCACATCCACTCCCTGCTGCTGTACGCTGTATTTGGAGGCGCCCTCAGCCTCGCCGTGGAAGTAGTCCTTCGGGACAACATCGTGCTGGAACTCTTCCgcaccagcctcctcctcctgcagGGCACCTGGTTCTGGCAG ATTGGGTTTGTGCTGTTCCCGCCTTTTGGAGGCCCTGAATGGGACCAGAACAGTCACGACAACATCATGTTCGTCACCATGTGCTTCTGCTGGCACTACCTGGCCGCACTCTGCATCTTGGCTGCCAGCTACTCGCTGGTTTACTG GCTCCACCTCTCCCCATCACCAACCTCCACTCTGCGCCAGCCCTCAACCACCCGTCACCAATCTCCTCTCCGTGCTAGGCCTCAACCACCCGTCAAGAGCTCCATCCCGCCCCGCCCATTCACCCCTGCAATCTGGCCCCCAGGTCCACCCCTCCCGGCTCGGGGCGGCCACCAGGTCTCATCAGGACATATCACTTCCCTGCAGGAAGGTAGCAAAGACAGCACTTGA
- the TMEM45B gene encoding transmembrane protein 45B isoform X2: MANFKGHALPGSFFLIVGLWWSLKHPLKYFYQKEKSNQLTHHYQRLEIIEAAIRTLFAVIGILVEQFVPDGPHLHLYHEDHWVKLMNWQHSTMYLFFAVSGIMDMLTYLITHVPLGLDRLVMALAAFNEGFLFYYHVRDRPPLDQHIHSLLLYAVFGGALSLAVEVVLRDNIVLELFRTSLLLLQGTWFWQIGFVLFPPFGGPEWDQNSHDNIMFVTMCFCWHYLAALCILAASYSLVYCFLTRVKRPEDREVIGIQKLRSDHTYRKALLSGSDEE, from the exons ATGGCGAACTTCAAGGGCCACGCGCTCCCCGGGAGCTTCTTCTTGATAGTTGGACTGTGGTGGTCGCTGAAACACCCACTGAAGTACTTTTATCAAAAGGAGAAGAGCAACCAACTGACCCATCATTACCAGCGTCTCGAGATCATCGAAGCCGCAATCAGAACTTTATTTGCAGTCATCG GGATCCTGGTAGAGCAGTTTGTTCCTGACGGGCCCCACCTCCACCTGTACCACGAGGACCACTGGGTAAAACTCATGAACTGGCAGCACAGCACCATGTACCTGTTCTTCGCAGTCTCAGGCATCATGGACATGCTGACCTATCTCATCACCCACGTCCCCCTGGGGCTGGACAGACTGGTTATGGCTCTGGCTGCCTTCAATGAAG GCTTCCTCTTCTATTACCACGTGCGAGACCGGCCGCCGCTGGACCAGCACATCCACTCCCTGCTGCTGTACGCTGTATTTGGAGGCGCCCTCAGCCTCGCCGTGGAAGTAGTCCTTCGGGACAACATCGTGCTGGAACTCTTCCgcaccagcctcctcctcctgcagGGCACCTGGTTCTGGCAG ATTGGGTTTGTGCTGTTCCCGCCTTTTGGAGGCCCTGAATGGGACCAGAACAGTCACGACAACATCATGTTCGTCACCATGTGCTTCTGCTGGCACTACCTGGCCGCACTCTGCATCTTGGCTGCCAGCTACTCGCTGGTTTACTG CTTCTTGACGCGGGTGAAGAGGCCGGAAGACAGGGAAGTCATTGGGATTCAGAAGCTGAGGTCGGATCACACATACCGGAAGGCCCTCCTGAGTGGCTCAGATGAGGAGTAG